The Crateriforma spongiae DNA window CGACGAAGTCGACAATATTTTGATCGACGAAGCCCGGACACCGTTGATCATCAGTGGCCCCGCTGACCTGGACCTGGGACGATACAGCGAAGCGGATCGCGTCGCGCGACAGCTGACCAAGGAAACGCATTTCACCGTTGATGAAAAGCAACACAACGTCACGCTGACCGATGACGGCGTCCGCAAGGCCGAAGAACTGGCCGGTGTGGAAAGCTTTTACACCGCGGGAAACATGGAATGGCCGCACTTGATCGACAACGCGCTGAAGGCTCATTTCCTTTACAAGCGTGATGTCAATTATGTGATCAAAGATCGCCAAATCGTCATCGTTGACGAATTTACCGGACGCTTGATGGAAGGTCGACAGTGGAGCGACGGGCTTCACCAAGCCGTTGAAGCGAAGGAAGGCGTGCCGATCAAACAGGAAACGCAGACCTTCGCGACCGCTTCGCTTCAGAACATCTTCAAGATGTACAAAAAGCTGTCCGGTATGACCGGGACGGCCATGACCGAAGCCGATGAGTTTTGGAAGATCTACAAACTGGACGTGGTGGCGATCCCGACCAACCGTGTCTTGGAGCGGATCGAACACCCCGACCTGATCTATCTGACCGAAAAAGACAAGTTCGCCGCTTTGGCCGATGAAGTCGAACGCACCAACAAGTGGGATGTGCTGACCATCAAAGACGGCACCGAACTTTGGGGCCAGATCCAAGATGAAAACGACGAATCGATCCAAATCATTCTGAAGAACGAGAAACAAGCGGAGTCGGTTCCGCGCTCAAAAGTCACCAAGATCGAACGCCACGGTCGCCCCGTCCTGATCGGGACGGTCAGCATTGAAAAGAGCGAACGCCTGAGCCAGTTGTTGGAACGACGTGGCATCCAACACGACGTCTTGAACGCTAAGAATCACGGCCGTGAAGCAGAAATCGTTTCCCAGGCCGGTCGCCTGGGTGCCGTCACGATCGCCACCAACATGGCCGGTCGAGGGACCGACATTATCTTGGGCGGTAATCCCGAGACGATGGCTTGGGCGCAGTTGCAACACAAATATGCGACGCGTTTGGATGTCCCCGACGACGAATGGAACGCGTTGGTCAAAGAAATCGACGAGCGCGAAAGCATGTCGGTCGAAGGCCAGCAGGTTCGCGAGATCGGCGGGCTGTATGTGCTGGGGACCGAACGCCACGAATCACGACGGATCGACTTGCAGCTTCGCGGACGTTGTGGCCGACAGGGTGATCCCGGTTCCAGTCGCTTCTTCCTGTCGTTGGAAGACGACTTGATGCGGATTTTTGCCGGCGATTTCGTCAAGAGCATGATGGAACGTCTGGGAATGAAAGAAGGCGAAGCGATCGAATCATCGCTGGTCACACGACGTATCGCCGCGGCACAGAAGAAGGTCGAAGAACGCAACTTCGAAATTCGAAAGAGTCTGTTGGACTATGACGAAGTCATGGACGAACAGCGGAAACGCGTTTACCGCTATCGCCAAAACCTGATGGACGGACACAGCAGCCGCCAGATGGTGCTGGAATTGATCCATGGCCAAATCGACAAGTTTGTGGAAACCTTCTTGGATCCCGATTATGGCGTTGAATCGTTTGCCGCCTTCGCCGGTGCCCAACTGAAGTGCCAGTTGGACCCGCGCGAATTCCGAAACATGGATTTCGAAATGGCGGATTCTTATGCCAAGGATCAGGCCGAACGGGCATCGGAAGTGACCGTCAACGAAGCGGTCGAAGAAAACCTGCCCGAGGGCATGGAAGACGAGTGGAACTGGAAAGCATTGACCCACTGGGCCAACACGAGGCTGGAAGCCAATTACCAGGACCACCAGCTGAAACGGATGGATCGCGATGACATGATCGACGAATTCATCGAAAAAGCACACGCACTGGTTGAAAAGACCGATCTGTCCGAAGGCCAACCGTTGCTGGATGCCGAGTTCGGGCTGCGAACCCTGTGCGCTTGGATGCGACACAAGTTCGGTATCGAAGTCACGCCGGAAGAATTCCGGGAAGTCGAGGATCGTCGCCAAGTCGCCGCTGCGTTGATGAAGCGGGCCGAAGACGCCTATGCGGAGAAGGAAGCGGAGTACCCGGTGCTGACCGGTATTTCACGCTTCACGCAAAAACAGGGCGCGCAAGTATCCTTGGATCGCGAGGGCTTGGTCGATTGGGTCCGCGGTCGATTCAAAGTTGAATTGCCTGTCGACGATGTCAAGCTGAACCGCGACGATTTGAAGGCACAGTTGGTCCAGTACAGCCGAAACGCGATCGGCGACGTCGAAAGCCAACAGTCCGCCGCCCAACAGCGTTTGAAAGACCTGTTTAGCAACGCGGACGATTCGACCACCGCGGCCGTTGCCGCCGGCGGTAACGGCACTCTGTCGACGATGGCCAAGTGGTTGGAAGAGGATTTGAACCACCACACGCCGGCCGAAGACTTGGCGCGGATGACGCGTAAGGAAATGGAATTGACCGTCAGCGGCGCGCTGGACGATCGGTTCCACCCTGAAATGCGTCGGATGGAACGGCATATCTTGCTGAACATCGTCGACGAAGCTTGGAAGAACCACCTGCTGACGATGGACCATCTACGCAGCAGCGTCGGCTTGAAAGGCTATGCCCAAATGGATCCCAAGGTCGAATACAAACGCGAAGGCATGCGTTTGTTCGACGCCATGTGGGAAAACATCGGCGAACGAGTCACCGACTTGATCTTCCGAATGGAGTCGTTCAACGAAGACTTCATCCGCAGCACTTGGGTCGATGCACGCACGGCCAAGGAATCCGCACCCGCCCCGCAAAGTCAGGCCCAGGAAGTCGCTCAGCAAAGCAATGAATCCCGCGGCGGCGAAGAGTCGAAGACCGAACCGATCCGCCGGCAAGGTCCGCGGATCGGTCGAAACGATCCATGCCCCTGCGGAAGCGGAAAGAAGTACAAGTCGTGCTGCATGCGGAAGACCGTCGAATAGTCAGGCACACACGACATCAATGATTCCGGTGACCGGCGAATGGCCTCCGGAATTCGATCACGGATGATGATCCATGTTCGCCAATTTCGTCTATCTGTTGATGCTGGCGTTGGCGTCGCCGTGGATCTTGTATCGCGTCATTGCCCATGGTCGGTACCGACGTGGCGGGCGACAGAAACTGTGGGGCCTGTCACCCAGTGATGCCGAACGATTGCGTGGCGATGACAGGCCGTGCATCTGGTTTCATGCCGTTAGCGTCGGCGAAGTCAATTTGCTGTCCAGCCTGGTACCCGCGGTTCAGGACGCGTTGCCTCAGTTCCGCTTGCTAGTCAGCACTTCGACGGACACGGGATTCGACTTGGCGGTGGACCGTTTCGGGGCGGATCGTGTGTTCTTTTGCCCGCTGGATTTTTCTTGGGCGGTGAAGTCGACGATCCGCCGATTGCGTCCCCGAATGTTAGTGCTGACGGAGTTGGAGCTTTGGCCCAACTTGATCCGGTGCAGCGAAAGACTGGGCGTGCCCGTCGCGGTCATCAACGGCCGACTGAGTGCGACCAGCGCTCGTCGCTATCAACAGTTTGGCTGGTTCTTGAAGCCCACATTCCATCGGATCGACTGGTTGGGAGCCCAAGACGAAACTGCGGCTCGGCGATTTCGTGATTGTGGATGTTCCGACGTGGATGTCACCGGTTCGCTTAAGTTTGATGGTGCGCCGGACAACCGTGACGATCCCAGGGTGCTCGCGTTGGCGGATTGGGCCGGCGTCGCGCCCTGGCAACGGGTGTGGTGTGTCGGCAGCACACAAGCCGGTGAAGAAGCGATGGCTTTGGCAGTGTTTCAAGATCTTGCACCGGAGCATCCCGAGCTGCGTTTCATCTTGGTTCCGCGTCATCAACAACGATTCGATGAAGTCGCCCAGCTGATTGAAGATTCGGGGCTTTCATTGCGGCGACGCAGTCGATCGGCTGATGCCGTATCCAATGCCTGGGATGCCGATACCGTCATCTTGGTCGATACCATTGGTGAACTGCGTCAGTGGTGGGGAGTCAGCCAGATCGCGACGGTCGGCGGCAGCTTTGGTGATCGCGGCGGTCAAAACATGCTGGAACCGGCTGGCTACGGGTGCGCGGTTTCTTTCGGACCGAATACCAAGAATTTTGCGGCGATCGCAGGCGGATTGTTGGATGTGCAAGGGGCTGTGCGGGTCCAGGACGAGAGTGAACTGAACCAATTCGTTCGGCGGTGCCTGGATGATGTGCCGTCGGCAGATCGGCTGGGGATCAACGCACGTCGGTACGTGGCCCAGCATCAGGGGGCGACCGGCCGAACCGTGGATGCAGTGAAACGCCTGCTGCAGCGTCAGGCTGGCTGATCTTGGCTGGCCGCAATCGCCCCTCGCACGTGAAAGTCGGCCTGGGGAGCGCAGAAAAATGGCCTGGCAACCGGTGACGATTGCCAGGCCATCGATCAAACCATAGCAGGACAGACACTCACCCAATGAGTGTCTGTCCCTATCGGTGTCGTCGGAGCGTACGAGCGACAACCGAGTGCGGTTTGTTTTTTACCGGACGCGTTTTGCCGCGTCCGGCGTAAAGCCGCGGGACGACACTGTCCGTGGGGAATCCGAATTACTCGGGACGTCCACCGCCGCGACCGCCACGGCCACCGCCGTCGCCACCGCGTCCGCCACGACCACCTCCGGGTCCGCCGCCGGGGCCACCGAATCCGCCGCGGCCGCCGCCGAATCCGCCACGGCGTTCGGGCATTTCAAAAGGCTTGCCCTTCATTTCTTCGAATTTTTTCTTTTGCTCGCTGGTCAGCACGGCAAGGGTTTCGGTTTCCAGCTTTTCTTGCATACCGGCAAAGGCTTCCTGCATCGCTTCACGCATCTTATCGCGATCGCCCGATTCACGGGCCTCGGCAATCTTTTCTTGGATGCCGTCACGCAAATTTTCGCCGACCTTGCGAATCTTTTCCTTTTGCTCGTCGCTCAAACCCAGCTCTTTGACAACTTCAGCGTCACGCAGTGCGTTGATGCCTTGGACTTGGATGTTGATTTGCTTCAGGCGGTCGTACTGCTCGGGAAACAGGACTTCTTCCAGTTGCTCGCGAGTCTTCTTCTCCACCTTTTCACGCATTTCTTGCATCTTGGCGAAGGCTTCTCGGCGTTCTTCATCGCTCATGTCGCGGAAATTGGGCATGTCGCCACGCATTTCTTCCACGATGTCACGGCCGACCTTTTCCAGCGTTTGGACCTGATCGTCCATCAGATCCAGTTCGGTGCGAACTTCATCGATTCGCAGCAGTTGCAGCATTCCGCCGCCACCGGGACCGCCACCACGGCCGCCGAAACCACCGGGGCCACCCGGACCGCCGCCACGGCCTCCGAAACCGCCACCGCCACCACCGCGGCCGCCACGTCCGCCTTGGGCTGAAACATCAGATGCGATCAATGCCATCACAGCAACGCACAGGACCAAGGCGGTCAGACGCGTCAATTTCATCGTTTGGGAACTCGTGTTGGGAGTTGACATAAAGAGAAGACGATCGGGTGCGTGCGACGCACAAAAATGGGCCCACTCCCGCTCGCGGTACTCTCATTCAAACCACGCCAGCCGTACAGGGTTTCGCGGATGCGAGGGATCACCGAGGCAAAATTTTTCAAGATCTTGCTTGCCGCGTCTCTACAGTCTGCCGATTCGCGAATGCCGACGCCTGTCACGGGGGGCGCCCCACAGGCCAATGAACTTCCTAACGTCTGTTAACAATCCGAAAAAGGAACCGAAACGATGAAGCGTTTCATGCTGACCCTGGCCGCCCTGATGATCGTTCCCGCCGTCGCCAAAGCTGACGATCACAAGAGCGGTGAACACGCACAGAAGAACATCGTAGAAACCGCCGTTGGTGCTGACGGCTTCAAGACCCTGGTCGCCGCCGTCAAGGCGGGGGGATTGGTCGAAACCCTGAGCGGCGAAGGCCCGTTCACTGTCTTCGCCCCGACCGACGACGCGTTCGGCAAGCTGCCCAAGGGCACCTTGGAAACCTTGCTCAAGCCCGAAAACAAAGATCAACTGGTCGGAATCTTGAAGTACCACGTCGTTGCCGCGAAGGCACCGGCCGCCAAGGTTGTGAAGTTGGATTCGGCGAAGACCTTGAACGGAAACGTCAAGATCGAAGTCACCGATGAAGGCGTGATCTTGAACGACAAAGTCAAGGTCGTGAAGACGGACATCATGTGCAGCAATGGCGTGATCCACGTCATCGACGCGGTTCTGTTGCCCTCCAACGACTGATCGGCAACCGACATGCTGTACTCCCAGACAATGAATATTGTCTGAACTCAGCCTGGCAAAACCAATCGAAAAGCGGCCCCGGCAGTTTTACTGCAGGGGCCGTTTTTCGTCGGTCAAGTGATCGGGAAACCCGTCCGATCAGTACGCCTTGGTGATGCCGCAATGATCAATGGTTCGGGAAAGTCTTCCGTTTCCGTCACTCGAAGCGTCTAGGAACCGGATGCCAGTTCATCCAAGAAGGGGATGACATTGTCTTCATAGGTGAAGCCTGCTGTGTCTCCGGTGTCGACGAATTTCTTCAACAGCTTGCCGTCCGCCCCGTAAACAAACACGGCGGGAATTGACGGAATGTCAATGGCTTGGAAAACGGTGTCGCTTGCTGTTTCGCACAGATAGCTTTCGAACGTTGCATCTAGGGCCTTTAAAACGGCAAGGATTTTGGGCTCATAGCTTTCCGGTGGTTTGGTCTGGCGTCCATCGAAGTCGACGGCGATGGCGACGAAGTCAAATTCATCGTCTCGTTCCCTGGCCAATTCCGCCAACGACGGTAGTTCTCTTAAACAGGGTTCGCACGACAAGGACCAGAAATCGACCACGGTGACCTTGCCGCCGGCTTGGATTCGCTTCTCGATTGCCGGCCATGGCTCGTACCGGATCTCCGGTTCGCTTTTCTCGGCGGACTTCGTTCCGTCGGGAGCGACGGGTTCGGCCACAGTCTTCGAGGTGTCCGTCACCGATTCAGTATTCGTGACGGATTCACTGCTCGATTCGTCGTCGGCGGTCCCGTCGCTGACCCGTTGGCCACACCCGGCGACCAGCATCGTCAGGCCACACAGGGCCAAAAAGATCTCCCGCGACCTGCCAAGAATTGTTCGCGATCGACGAATCGTCATCGGATCAACATTGCTGGGGCGATCATGACCCGTTGAAGCTGGGAAACGAGAAATCGTCTGCGTGGATTTGTTCATCGGTTCACTGAAAGGTGTGCGAGGACGGAGGTTGGACGCCATTGCCGGCAATCCTGTCGATGGCCGCTCGATGCGTGGGGCGGAAATGGATCGATGTTCAGCCCGACCGAGGATTGATTAGATTAGGGGGAACTGCGAGGCGTCACACAGCGTGTCGGATCGTGCCGTTTGGATCAACGCGTCACCGGATGCCGCGGACCGAGCTTTCGACCCCATGATCGACTCTATGACCAGCCTTCCGCCAGGCCCGCCGGCCGATTCCGACCCCACGTCGATGTCGACGGCCCAGTTGTTGGTGGCGTCCCAACGAGGTGACAACGAAGCGTTCGGTCGATTGTTGGATCAGTATCGTGGTTATCTGTTGATGTTGGCTCATCGTTATTTGTCGGAACGGCTGCGACGACGGATCGACCCGTTGGACTTGGTCCAGTGGACGTACCTGGAAGCCAAACGGGATCTGCACCAGTTTCGTGGCACGACACCGGCGGAATTTGCCGCATGGTTGCGTGGCATGTTGAAACACAACGTGGCGTCGGCGGTCACACGACATGTGACGACACAAAAAAGATCGCTGAAACGCGAAGTCACCGTTGGCGATTTAAAGCAAGGGTCTGATGCCGCGTGGATCCAACAGATGCCGGGCAGCACCACCAGCCCCAGTGGTGTGGCGATCCGAGGCGAAGCGGTCTTGGAATTGTTAAACGCGTTGCACAGCTTGCCGGAAACACAAGCCGAAGCGATTCGTTTGCGGTACATGGAAGGCTTGTCGCTTTCGCAGATCACTGAACGCATGGGAAAATCTGAAACCGCCGTTGCCGGCTTGTTGAAGCGTGGCTTGCGAAAGCTACGCGATCATTTTCAATCGCAAAGTAGTCCCTGGTGGTGATTCGTTTTGTCTGACATCGACCAGCACGATGATCGTTTGGACGAAGCCTTTGCGGCGTACCTGCGCAGCTGCGATTCTGGCGAAATCGGCAGCCGCGAGGAATTCTTAAGTCAGTTCCCAGACATCGCTGACGAATTGCGCGAACTGATGGACGTGGCCGATTCATTCGGGCGATTCGGCGGGCAGGCTTCGCAACCAAAGGTCGTCAATCCGATCGCCGAAACCGTCAACCTGTCGGTCGCCGACCAGAACGATTCGATCGCGGACCCGGCCGCCACGTTGCCGATGGCGAATCGTGGGCACGGTGATCCCGGGCCGACCTTGCCGTTCGACTTGGGTGATTACCTGCTGAAAAAGGTGATCGGCCGTGGCGGCATGGGGGTTGTCTACTTGGCACAGCAAAAGGATTTGCAGCGTGATGTCGCGGTGAAGATGATTCGAAGTGGCATTTTGGCCGACGATTCGGAGGTCCGACGCTTCTATACCGAAGCCCAGGCCGCCGCGCGGTTGCGGCACCCGGGGATTGTCGCGGTATACCAATTCGGACGCCGTGCCGGTCACCATTTCTTTTCAATGGAGTTCATCGAAGGAACAAATCTACAAAGCCAGGTGGCCAAAGGGCCGATGGATTTCCAGTTGGCCGCCCGCTATGTCCGCGATGTGGCACGAGCCATCGCGCATGCCCATGACAACGGCGTGCTGCATCGTGACCTGAAACCGGCAAATGTGCTGATCGATCCTGACGACCGCGTCCATGTGACCGACTTTGGTTTGGCAAAGACTGCCGACGCTGACGGTGGGATGACGGGCAGTGGCACCGCCGTCGGAACGCCCCATTACATGGCACCCGAACAGGCCGGCGGTCACAGCGATCGTGCGACCCCCCAAAGCGATGTCTATTCACTGGGGGCCATTCTGTTCGCTTGCATCACCGGGCGTCCGCCCATTGTCGGCGACACCGTGATGCAGACCTTGATTCGTGTGGTGCACGACCCCGCGCCAGCCCTTCGTTCAATTCGGGGGGACGCCCCGGCGGATTTGGAAACCATCGTCGCGAAGTGTCTGGAGAAACAACCGGGCAAGCGTTATTCGGGGGCCCAAGCGTTGGCCAGTGACCTGCAGGCCTATTTGGACGGCCAGCCCATTGCCGCCCGTCCGCGGTGGTTGTTGACCAAGGCTTGGCACTGGATCGAAGGCGTTCCGGTGGTTGCCGCGATCATGGGACGTCGACGTTTTCATACGACCGACCAACATCGCCGACTGCAAACGGCGATGTTGACTTTGATGATGTTCATGCCGATGTTCGTTGTGGGGCTTGCCTGGTGGCGACATCACTTGCGGCATTCGATGCCGGACCAGGTGGTGTTGGCCGGTGGCATGACCGACGGCGTCTATACGGATGTGTCCAATCGGATTGCACGGAGACTGGCTTCGTCCGTGGGGATCCAAACGCAAGTCGTCCCCACGGGCGGAAGCCTGGAAAACCAACAGCGACTGGTACGTGGCGAAGTCAACATGGCACCCTTGCAGGCGTCCGCGGTCTCCGGTGATCCGTTGTGTGTCATCGCGCCGTTGTTTTACGAAGTGGTCCATGTGATGGTGCGTCGCGATAGCGGCATTCAAACATTGGATGACTTTGCCGGTCATCGTGTCGCGGTCGGTCCCAAAGCCAGCGGGTCGCGTGTTGCCGCAGAGATGGTTTTTGATTCGCTGGGATATGGACTGGATGACCCGCAACGCGATTTCACGCCTTGGTACGAGTTGCGCACCGACCTGAATGTCGATATCGCGGTTGTTTGCATGGGGCGTGGCAATCGAGTCGTGCGTCGCTGGTTGCAATCGGGGCAATGGCAGCTGATGGAGGTTCCACGTGCGGACGA harbors:
- a CDS encoding Spy/CpxP family protein refolding chaperone encodes the protein MKLTRLTALVLCVAVMALIASDVSAQGGRGGRGGGGGGFGGRGGGPGGPGGFGGRGGGPGGGGMLQLLRIDEVRTELDLMDDQVQTLEKVGRDIVEEMRGDMPNFRDMSDEERREAFAKMQEMREKVEKKTREQLEEVLFPEQYDRLKQINIQVQGINALRDAEVVKELGLSDEQKEKIRKVGENLRDGIQEKIAEARESGDRDKMREAMQEAFAGMQEKLETETLAVLTSEQKKKFEEMKGKPFEMPERRGGFGGGRGGFGGPGGGPGGGRGGRGGDGGGRGGRGGGRPE
- a CDS encoding 3-deoxy-D-manno-octulosonic acid transferase; its protein translation is MFANFVYLLMLALASPWILYRVIAHGRYRRGGRQKLWGLSPSDAERLRGDDRPCIWFHAVSVGEVNLLSSLVPAVQDALPQFRLLVSTSTDTGFDLAVDRFGADRVFFCPLDFSWAVKSTIRRLRPRMLVLTELELWPNLIRCSERLGVPVAVINGRLSATSARRYQQFGWFLKPTFHRIDWLGAQDETAARRFRDCGCSDVDVTGSLKFDGAPDNRDDPRVLALADWAGVAPWQRVWCVGSTQAGEEAMALAVFQDLAPEHPELRFILVPRHQQRFDEVAQLIEDSGLSLRRRSRSADAVSNAWDADTVILVDTIGELRQWWGVSQIATVGGSFGDRGGQNMLEPAGYGCAVSFGPNTKNFAAIAGGLLDVQGAVRVQDESELNQFVRRCLDDVPSADRLGINARRYVAQHQGATGRTVDAVKRLLQRQAG
- a CDS encoding TlpA disulfide reductase family protein: MTIRRSRTILGRSREIFLALCGLTMLVAGCGQRVSDGTADDESSSESVTNTESVTDTSKTVAEPVAPDGTKSAEKSEPEIRYEPWPAIEKRIQAGGKVTVVDFWSLSCEPCLRELPSLAELARERDDEFDFVAIAVDFDGRQTKPPESYEPKILAVLKALDATFESYLCETASDTVFQAIDIPSIPAVFVYGADGKLLKKFVDTGDTAGFTYEDNVIPFLDELASGS
- a CDS encoding sigma-70 family RNA polymerase sigma factor; the protein is MIDSMTSLPPGPPADSDPTSMSTAQLLVASQRGDNEAFGRLLDQYRGYLLMLAHRYLSERLRRRIDPLDLVQWTYLEAKRDLHQFRGTTPAEFAAWLRGMLKHNVASAVTRHVTTQKRSLKREVTVGDLKQGSDAAWIQQMPGSTTSPSGVAIRGEAVLELLNALHSLPETQAEAIRLRYMEGLSLSQITERMGKSETAVAGLLKRGLRKLRDHFQSQSSPWW
- the secA gene encoding preprotein translocase subunit SecA — protein: MSILERIWDALGLLFGGLFGSFDRLFTSVFGSANARQVAKLQQRADRITEMEPKYQAMSDEELREQTALFRKRLRDGETLDDILEEAFAVCREGSRRHLGMRHYDVQLIGGMVLHGGAIAEMVTGEGKTLVATLPAYLNALEGKGVHVVTVNDYLARRDMEWMAPLYMNLGLTVNAIQSGMSIAEKQAAYMCDITYGTNNEFGFDYLRDNMRPAAKGDDRYPPEAQQCQGPLNYAIIDEVDNILIDEARTPLIISGPADLDLGRYSEADRVARQLTKETHFTVDEKQHNVTLTDDGVRKAEELAGVESFYTAGNMEWPHLIDNALKAHFLYKRDVNYVIKDRQIVIVDEFTGRLMEGRQWSDGLHQAVEAKEGVPIKQETQTFATASLQNIFKMYKKLSGMTGTAMTEADEFWKIYKLDVVAIPTNRVLERIEHPDLIYLTEKDKFAALADEVERTNKWDVLTIKDGTELWGQIQDENDESIQIILKNEKQAESVPRSKVTKIERHGRPVLIGTVSIEKSERLSQLLERRGIQHDVLNAKNHGREAEIVSQAGRLGAVTIATNMAGRGTDIILGGNPETMAWAQLQHKYATRLDVPDDEWNALVKEIDERESMSVEGQQVREIGGLYVLGTERHESRRIDLQLRGRCGRQGDPGSSRFFLSLEDDLMRIFAGDFVKSMMERLGMKEGEAIESSLVTRRIAAAQKKVEERNFEIRKSLLDYDEVMDEQRKRVYRYRQNLMDGHSSRQMVLELIHGQIDKFVETFLDPDYGVESFAAFAGAQLKCQLDPREFRNMDFEMADSYAKDQAERASEVTVNEAVEENLPEGMEDEWNWKALTHWANTRLEANYQDHQLKRMDRDDMIDEFIEKAHALVEKTDLSEGQPLLDAEFGLRTLCAWMRHKFGIEVTPEEFREVEDRRQVAAALMKRAEDAYAEKEAEYPVLTGISRFTQKQGAQVSLDREGLVDWVRGRFKVELPVDDVKLNRDDLKAQLVQYSRNAIGDVESQQSAAQQRLKDLFSNADDSTTAAVAAGGNGTLSTMAKWLEEDLNHHTPAEDLARMTRKEMELTVSGALDDRFHPEMRRMERHILLNIVDEAWKNHLLTMDHLRSSVGLKGYAQMDPKVEYKREGMRLFDAMWENIGERVTDLIFRMESFNEDFIRSTWVDARTAKESAPAPQSQAQEVAQQSNESRGGEESKTEPIRRQGPRIGRNDPCPCGSGKKYKSCCMRKTVE
- a CDS encoding fasciclin domain-containing protein, yielding MKRFMLTLAALMIVPAVAKADDHKSGEHAQKNIVETAVGADGFKTLVAAVKAGGLVETLSGEGPFTVFAPTDDAFGKLPKGTLETLLKPENKDQLVGILKYHVVAAKAPAAKVVKLDSAKTLNGNVKIEVTDEGVILNDKVKVVKTDIMCSNGVIHVIDAVLLPSND
- a CDS encoding serine/threonine-protein kinase, producing the protein MSDIDQHDDRLDEAFAAYLRSCDSGEIGSREEFLSQFPDIADELRELMDVADSFGRFGGQASQPKVVNPIAETVNLSVADQNDSIADPAATLPMANRGHGDPGPTLPFDLGDYLLKKVIGRGGMGVVYLAQQKDLQRDVAVKMIRSGILADDSEVRRFYTEAQAAARLRHPGIVAVYQFGRRAGHHFFSMEFIEGTNLQSQVAKGPMDFQLAARYVRDVARAIAHAHDNGVLHRDLKPANVLIDPDDRVHVTDFGLAKTADADGGMTGSGTAVGTPHYMAPEQAGGHSDRATPQSDVYSLGAILFACITGRPPIVGDTVMQTLIRVVHDPAPALRSIRGDAPADLETIVAKCLEKQPGKRYSGAQALASDLQAYLDGQPIAARPRWLLTKAWHWIEGVPVVAAIMGRRRFHTTDQHRRLQTAMLTLMMFMPMFVVGLAWWRHHLRHSMPDQVVLAGGMTDGVYTDVSNRIARRLASSVGIQTQVVPTGGSLENQQRLVRGEVNMAPLQASAVSGDPLCVIAPLFYEVVHVMVRRDSGIQTLDDFAGHRVAVGPKASGSRVAAEMVFDSLGYGLDDPQRDFTPWYELRTDLNVDIAVVCMGRGNRVVRRWLQSGQWQLMEVPRADDISLEHPTLRPMRISAADYQGCNLPDSGVRTVGTMAFLATQIDAPDPLVQQTLEVLYEPPLLVPGMIHLSQTTEWQGLSFHPAARRFFESKAVAAD